One Cryptococcus decagattii chromosome 9, complete sequence DNA window includes the following coding sequences:
- a CDS encoding eukaryotic translation initiation factor 3 subunit B, with protein MSVTDLDYFSKDEQSEIEAELDTGFKAIEEKYAVTAQKGFETMLVVDNIPVVDDMGAPIEVESIDMPWNAATGTNKGFIFLTYPDVKEAENAIHALDGVSFGKSVLHVNRFGDIQRFASMPIGESDLPSGWKEKEYIEKDYLRNWLGDLAGRDQYVTFWDAEVSVWWNGRNGTAEALKGSDGKPLKNNKWGELYLQWSTMGTYLASLHRVGVALWSGPKLDGPIGVNVLRFTHPNVRLIQFSPCENYLVTWSEDPLPNYENHPNAALRDTFGPEDEGNQYVIWDIKTTRVLRTFPGDKSAFGADDSQSRLSWPAFKWSVDDSYIAKCNVGSGISVYELPTMGLLDKKSIKIEGVQDFEWCPMSQKDLIARQEGKGKECVLAFWTPEAQNQPARVNIMAVPSRTILRSKNLFNVSECKFYWQSQGDFLCVKVDRHARKAKSKKATSCNLEIFRMREKDYPVEVLEFKDYVPQFAWEPSGTRFAIVLQTEANISSVSGVSTKYSIDFYQLDSKKGDFIAIKHLDSKMANTLVWSPKGRHIALATIGSSSKYDIEFWDLDFTIDERRDAAELGANVTMLGTGEHYGITEIAWDPSGRYIATSASTWRQSPEPGFSIWDFKGQQLLHESRDRFKQFLWRPRPPTLLSKEQIKKVRKELREYSRQFDEEDAAEENRGSAEKLAQRRREIGEWNAWRIRNNDRLVVEREKRGKSKAKIDVQGQEARVEEWVEELIDETEELSR; from the exons ATGTCCGTCACCGACTTAGACTACTTTTCAAAAGATGAGCAGAGTGAAATTGAAGCTGAGCTCGACACTGGCTTCAAGGCCATTGAGGAAAA GTATGCTGTGACCGCCCAGAAGGGTTTTGAGACGATGTTGGTCGTTGACAACATCCCTGTCGTAGACGATA TGGGCGCGCCCATTGAGGTGGAAAGTATCGACATGCCTTGGAACGCAGCAACTGGCACTAATAAAGG TTTCATTTTCCTGACATACCCCGATGTGAAGGAAGCGGAAAATGCCATCCACGCCCTCGACGGTGTGTCCTTTGGTAAAAGCGTGCTGCACGTCAATCGATTTGGAGACATACAACGTTTCGCCAGTATGCCTATCGGTGAGAGCGATCTGCCGTCGGGctggaaagagaaggagtaTATCGAGAAG GATTACTTGCGAAACTGGCTTGGGGATCTTGCTGGGAGAGACCAGTATGTAACCTTTTGGGATGCAGAGGTTAGTGTCTGGTGGAACGGACGCAATGGAACCGCCGAGGCTCTAAAGGGTTCGGACGGTAAACCGCTGAAGAACAAT AAATGGGGTGAGTTATATCTACAATGGTCTACCATGGGAACCTACTTGGCTTCACTTCATCGTGTGGGCGTTGCCCTTTGGTCCGGTCCCAAACTCGATGGACCTATTGGCGTCAATGTGCTCAGATTCACTCACCCCAATGTCCGGCTTATCCAATTTTCCCCCTGCGAGAATTATCTCGTTACCTGGTCAGAAGACCCTCTTCCGAACTATGAGAATCATCCCAATGCAGCTCTACGAGACACTTTTGGCCCTGAAGACGAAGGAAATCAGTATGTCATTTGGGACATCAAGACGACGCGTGTTCTTCGGACATTTCCAGGTGATAAATCCGCATTTGGTGCGGATGACAGTCAATCCCGCTTATCGTGGCCAGCCTTCAAGTGGTCCGTGGATGACTCTTATATCGCGAAGTGCAATGTCGGCTCGGGGATTTCAGTGTATGAGTTGCCTACTATGGGATTGCTAGATAAAAAGAGTATAAAAATTGAGGGGGTACAAGACTTTGAGTGGTGTCCTATGAGCCAGAAGGATTTGATAGCgaggcaagaaggaaagggcaAGGAGTGTGTTCTGGCCTTCTGGACCCCTGAAGCTCAGAATCAGCCGGCTAGAGTGAACATAATGGCTGTTCCAAGCCGGACGATCTTGAGATCAAAGAACCTGTTTAATGTCTCTGAA TGTAAATTTTACTGGCAGAGTCAAGGCGACTTCCTTTGTGTAAAGGTTGACCGCCATGCTCGAAAGGCCAAATCCAAAAAGGCTACTTCGTGCAACTTGGAAATTTTCCGCATGCGTGAGAAAGATTACCCTGTGGAGGTCCTTGAATTTAAAG ACTACGTTCCACAATTTGCGTGGGAGCCTTCGGGCACTCGCTTTGCCATCGTCCTCCAAACGGAAGCGAACATTTCATCGGTCTCTGGGGTGTCGACCAAATACAGTATCGACTTCTATCAGCTTGATTCCAAGAAGGGTGATTTCATTGCAATTAAGCATCTTGACAGCAAGATGGCCAATACTCTTGTTTGGTCGCCCAAGGGTCGCCATATCGCATTGGCCACCATAGGATCGTCCAGCAAGTATGATATCGAATTCTGGGATCTTGATTTCACCATCGATGAAAGGCGAGACGCTGCTGAGCTTGGAGCCAACGTCACTATGTTGGGCACTGGAGAGCATTACGGTATCACAGAGATTGCTTGGGATCCTAGTGGACGATACATTGCGACTTCTGCATCTACATGGCGACAGTCT CCTGAGCCTGGCTTTTCTATTTGGGATTTCAAGGGCCAACAGCTCCTACACGAATCACGGGATCGCTTCAAACAGTTCCTTTGGCGGCCTCGTCCTCCGACGCTGCTTAGTAAGGAACAGATTAAGAAGGTCAGAAAGGAACTTCGAGAATATTCGCGCCAGTtcgacgaagaagatgctgcGGAGGAGAATCGAGGGAGTGCCGAAAAACTCGCCCAACGTCGCAGAGAGATTGGGGAGTGGAATGCTTGGAGGATTAGGAACAATGACAGGCTGGTCGTTGAGCGCGAGAAAAGGGGCAAGTCAAAGGCCAAGATTGATGTTCAAGGCCAGGAGGCACGGGTTGAGGAGTGGGTCGAAGAGCTTATCGATGAGACTGAGGAATTGTCAAGGTAA